The Cyclopterus lumpus isolate fCycLum1 chromosome 6, fCycLum1.pri, whole genome shotgun sequence genome contains a region encoding:
- the dusp8a gene encoding dual specificity protein phosphatase 8a isoform X4: MPLDVVIAPAEDCFWPDRRDTDMRLKIRVRRMKQGRELRGGFAAFSSCFPGLCEGKPATALPMSLSQPCLHVANVGPTCILPHLYLGSQKDVLNKDLMAQNGITYVLNASNTCPKPDFISESHFMRIPVNDNYCEKLLPWLDKTNEFIDKARVSNCRVIVHCLAGISRSATIAIAYIMKTKDLSSDDAYRFVKDRRPSISPNFNFLGQLLEFEKGLRLLQALTSTADDKISENNTKQSSEVNGGFEMNGRHSNNDSSAADAHIPPEPKQPSPTSLQQGFNGLNLSAERIMDTNRLKRSFSLDIKSVYSPNSPSPCPSQAPTHSEDVPKLCKLDSPGTGTSNGVCSQSPVLDSPSSADSPFPSPGSGGSIGGLGLRGSEGVHRTGSSSSRPRRKHKHCSGSSPVHSQPPQSLSLSLDHKSPSLDENLKDSLLLSLPSLPTMESGAMWTKHRDTVQATTPVTPVTPTTDAPWHFGAVEVGEGEMELGGGGDGGGEESSVRFGSSSAYVAFGCSEGVRLRDKSQREQSSAPLTQRDHRDSMSSTVTLSNSVNNSGPASEKQFKRRSCQMEFEEGISETRSREELGKIGKQSSFSGSMEIIEVS; the protein is encoded by the exons ATGCCTCTGGATGTGGTGATTGCCCCAGCGGAGGACTGTTTTTGGCCGGACCGGCGGGACACAGACATGAGGCTGAAGATCAGGGTCCGCCGGATGAAACAGGGGAGAGAGCTAAGAG gaGGTTTTGCTGCTTTCTCCTCCTGTTTTCCTGGCCTGTGTGAAGGGAAACCTGCCACTGCTCTCCCTATGAGCTTGTCCCAGCCCTGCTTGCATGTGGCTAATGTAGGGCCCACTTGCATCCTGCCACACCTCTACCTGGGCTCACAGAAGGACGTCCTCAACAAG gatcTGATGGCTCAGAATGGTATTACCTATGTGCTGAATGCCAGCAACACCTGCCCCAAGCCAGACTTCATCAGCGAGAGCCACTTCATGCGCATCCCAGTCAACGACAACTACTGCGAGAAGTTGCTTCCCTGGCTGGACAAAACTAATGAATTCATAG ACAAAGCTAGGGTGTCAAACTGCAGAGTCATTGTGCACTGCCTGGCTGGAATCTCGCGTTCGGCAACCATCGCCATTGCATACATCATGAAGACAAAGGACTTGTCATCAGATGATGCTTACAG GTTTGTAAAGGACCGAAGGCCGTCCATATCCCCCAACTTCAACTTCCTGGGTCAGCTTCTGGAGTTTGAGAAGGGCCTGCGATTACTGCAAGCTTTGACTTCAACCGCTGATGACAAGATATCCGAAAACAACACCAAGCAAAGCTCAGAGGTTAATGGAGGTTTCGAGATGAACGGTCGCCACAGCAACAATGACTCATCTGCGGCAGACGCACACATCCCACCAGAACCCAAGCAGCCATCACCCACCTCCCTCCAGCAAGGCTTCAACGGCCTAAACCTCTCTGCAGAAAGGATCATGGACACTAACCGGCTTAAACGCTCCTTCTCCCTTGACATTAAGTCGGTCTACTCCCCAAACAGTCCCAGCCCCTGCCCAAGCCAGGCACCCACACACTCTGAAGACGTCCCAAAGCTGTGCAAGCTTGACAGCCCCGGAACCGGCACCTCCAACGGTGTCTGCTCTCAGTCTCCCGTCCTTGACAGCCCCAGCTCCGCCGACTCACCGTTCCCCTCACCAGGCAGCGGGGGCAGCATTGGAGGTTTGGGGctcagaggaagtgaaggagtcCATCGCACTGGTTCTTCCTCATCCAGACCCAGGAGGAAACACAAGCATTGCTCCGGCAGTTCCCCAGTCCACTCTCAACCTCCACAGTCCCTCAGCTTGTCGCTGGACCACAAGAGCCCCAGCCTGGACGAGAACCTAAAGGACTCTCTGCTCCTGTCACTACCCTCCCTGCCCACCATGGAGTCTGGGGCCATGTGgaccaaacacagagacactgtcCAGGCGACCACCCCCGTCACTCCCGTCACTCCCACCACAGATGCCCCCTGGCACTTTGGGGCAGTGGAGGTCGGTGAGGGAGAGATGgagctgggaggaggaggggatggagggggagaggagtcGTCGGTGAGGTTTGGGAGCAGCTCGGCATATGTGGCGTTTGGGTGCAGCGAAGGTGTGCGGTTACGAGACAAATCCCAGAGGGAGCAGTCCTCCGCACCACTGACTCAGAGAGACCACCGAGACTCCATGTCGTCCACAGTGACCCTGTCCAACAGTGTGAACAACAGTGGGCCTGCGTCAGAAAAGCAGTTCAAGCGGCGCAGCTGTCAGATGGAGTTCGAGGAGGGCATCTCCGAGACGCGATCCCGAGAAGAACTGGGGAAGATCGGGAAGCAGTCAAGCTTCTCTGGGAGCATGGAGATCATCGAGGTATCCTGA
- the dusp8a gene encoding dual specificity protein phosphatase 8a isoform X3: MEGDTVELGRKQEVVVYDQSSKEAGHLSKDGFVHILMGKLEGIFHKVSLLTGGFAAFSSCFPGLCEGKPATALPMSLSQPCLHVANVGPTCILPHLYLGSQKDVLNKDLMAQNGITYVLNASNTCPKPDFISESHFMRIPVNDNYCEKLLPWLDKTNEFIDKARVSNCRVIVHCLAGISRSATIAIAYIMKTKDLSSDDAYRFVKDRRPSISPNFNFLGQLLEFEKGLRLLQALTSTADDKISENNTKQSSEVNGGFEMNGRHSNNDSSAADAHIPPEPKQPSPTSLQQGFNGLNLSAERIMDTNRLKRSFSLDIKSVYSPNSPSPCPSQAPTHSEDVPKLCKLDSPGTGTSNGVCSQSPVLDSPSSADSPFPSPGSGGSIGGLGLRGSEGVHRTGSSSSRPRRKHKHCSGSSPVHSQPPQSLSLSLDHKSPSLDENLKDSLLLSLPSLPTMESGAMWTKHRDTVQATTPVTPVTPTTDAPWHFGAVEVGEGEMELGGGGDGGGEESSVRFGSSSAYVAFGCSEGVRLRDKSQREQSSAPLTQRDHRDSMSSTVTLSNSVNNSGPASEKQFKRRSCQMEFEEGISETRSREELGKIGKQSSFSGSMEIIEVS; encoded by the exons gaGGTTTTGCTGCTTTCTCCTCCTGTTTTCCTGGCCTGTGTGAAGGGAAACCTGCCACTGCTCTCCCTATGAGCTTGTCCCAGCCCTGCTTGCATGTGGCTAATGTAGGGCCCACTTGCATCCTGCCACACCTCTACCTGGGCTCACAGAAGGACGTCCTCAACAAG gatcTGATGGCTCAGAATGGTATTACCTATGTGCTGAATGCCAGCAACACCTGCCCCAAGCCAGACTTCATCAGCGAGAGCCACTTCATGCGCATCCCAGTCAACGACAACTACTGCGAGAAGTTGCTTCCCTGGCTGGACAAAACTAATGAATTCATAG ACAAAGCTAGGGTGTCAAACTGCAGAGTCATTGTGCACTGCCTGGCTGGAATCTCGCGTTCGGCAACCATCGCCATTGCATACATCATGAAGACAAAGGACTTGTCATCAGATGATGCTTACAG GTTTGTAAAGGACCGAAGGCCGTCCATATCCCCCAACTTCAACTTCCTGGGTCAGCTTCTGGAGTTTGAGAAGGGCCTGCGATTACTGCAAGCTTTGACTTCAACCGCTGATGACAAGATATCCGAAAACAACACCAAGCAAAGCTCAGAGGTTAATGGAGGTTTCGAGATGAACGGTCGCCACAGCAACAATGACTCATCTGCGGCAGACGCACACATCCCACCAGAACCCAAGCAGCCATCACCCACCTCCCTCCAGCAAGGCTTCAACGGCCTAAACCTCTCTGCAGAAAGGATCATGGACACTAACCGGCTTAAACGCTCCTTCTCCCTTGACATTAAGTCGGTCTACTCCCCAAACAGTCCCAGCCCCTGCCCAAGCCAGGCACCCACACACTCTGAAGACGTCCCAAAGCTGTGCAAGCTTGACAGCCCCGGAACCGGCACCTCCAACGGTGTCTGCTCTCAGTCTCCCGTCCTTGACAGCCCCAGCTCCGCCGACTCACCGTTCCCCTCACCAGGCAGCGGGGGCAGCATTGGAGGTTTGGGGctcagaggaagtgaaggagtcCATCGCACTGGTTCTTCCTCATCCAGACCCAGGAGGAAACACAAGCATTGCTCCGGCAGTTCCCCAGTCCACTCTCAACCTCCACAGTCCCTCAGCTTGTCGCTGGACCACAAGAGCCCCAGCCTGGACGAGAACCTAAAGGACTCTCTGCTCCTGTCACTACCCTCCCTGCCCACCATGGAGTCTGGGGCCATGTGgaccaaacacagagacactgtcCAGGCGACCACCCCCGTCACTCCCGTCACTCCCACCACAGATGCCCCCTGGCACTTTGGGGCAGTGGAGGTCGGTGAGGGAGAGATGgagctgggaggaggaggggatggagggggagaggagtcGTCGGTGAGGTTTGGGAGCAGCTCGGCATATGTGGCGTTTGGGTGCAGCGAAGGTGTGCGGTTACGAGACAAATCCCAGAGGGAGCAGTCCTCCGCACCACTGACTCAGAGAGACCACCGAGACTCCATGTCGTCCACAGTGACCCTGTCCAACAGTGTGAACAACAGTGGGCCTGCGTCAGAAAAGCAGTTCAAGCGGCGCAGCTGTCAGATGGAGTTCGAGGAGGGCATCTCCGAGACGCGATCCCGAGAAGAACTGGGGAAGATCGGGAAGCAGTCAAGCTTCTCTGGGAGCATGGAGATCATCGAGGTATCCTGA